The Arachis duranensis cultivar V14167 chromosome 2, aradu.V14167.gnm2.J7QH, whole genome shotgun sequence genome has a window encoding:
- the LOC107473913 gene encoding uncharacterized protein LOC107473913 isoform X1, whose translation MAQEPSSPGGSLGVKAVDEVQAMIQKSLELPKVKLLRRRMAEAGCAVKDNFFRAVVCQGRKGMAYFAPGHGIFVCSNHVRFQDEVNQLIIHELIHAYDDCRAVNLQWNNCAHQACSEIRAGHLSGDCHFMRELLRGHFKLRGHEPVYFYFSPLLIPIIYFFFQLNLPIDLHSNRFTSEFCKVFLRSINVKIL comes from the exons ATGGCACAGGAGCCTTCTTCCCCTGGTGGTTCTTTGGGAGTCAAAGCGGTCGACGAAGTTCAAGCTATGATTCAAAAGAGTCTCGAAC TTCCAAAGGTGAAGCTCTTGAGGCGACGCATGGCAGAAGCTGGCTGTGCTGTGAAGGACAATTTTTTCAGAGCTGTTGTTTGCCAAGGAAGGAAAGGCATGGCTTATTTTGCTCCTGGTCACGGG ATATTTGTGTGCAGTAACCATGTGAGATTTCAAGATGAGGTCAACCAGTTGATAATTCATGAGCTAATTCATGCATATGATGACTGCCGTGCTGTCAATTTACAATGGAATAATTGTGCTCACCAAGCTTGTAGTGAG ATACGAGCTGGTCATTTAAGCGGCGATTGTCATTTCATGCGGGAACTACTTCGTGGTCATTTCAAATTGCGAGGGCATGAACCGGTATACTTTTACTTTTCTCCTCTGTTAATAcctatcatttattttttcttccaaTTAAATCTTCCAATAGATTTACATTCCAATAGATTTACATCTGAGTTCTGTAAAGTCTTCCTCAGAAG
- the LOC107473913 gene encoding uncharacterized protein LOC107473913 isoform X4 gives MLLLILTRFSPVPKVKLLRRRMAEAGCAVKDNFFRAVVCQGRKGMAYFAPGHGIFVCSNHVRFQDEVNQLIIHELIHAYDDCRAVNLQWNNCAHQACSEIRAGHLSGDCHFMRELLRGHFKLRGHEPVYFYFSPLLIPIIYFFFQLNLPIDLHSNRFTSEFCKVFLRSINVKIL, from the exons ATGTTGCTATTGATTCTCACCCGGTTTTCACCCG TTCCAAAGGTGAAGCTCTTGAGGCGACGCATGGCAGAAGCTGGCTGTGCTGTGAAGGACAATTTTTTCAGAGCTGTTGTTTGCCAAGGAAGGAAAGGCATGGCTTATTTTGCTCCTGGTCACGGG ATATTTGTGTGCAGTAACCATGTGAGATTTCAAGATGAGGTCAACCAGTTGATAATTCATGAGCTAATTCATGCATATGATGACTGCCGTGCTGTCAATTTACAATGGAATAATTGTGCTCACCAAGCTTGTAGTGAG ATACGAGCTGGTCATTTAAGCGGCGATTGTCATTTCATGCGGGAACTACTTCGTGGTCATTTCAAATTGCGAGGGCATGAACCGGTATACTTTTACTTTTCTCCTCTGTTAATAcctatcatttattttttcttccaaTTAAATCTTCCAATAGATTTACATTCCAATAGATTTACATCTGAGTTCTGTAAAGTCTTCCTCAGAAG